The Fulvivirga maritima genome segment GAAAGATGGGTTATATAGATTTTAATTTTGAGATAAGTGTGCAAGATGGGAATATTGATATAGATGATAATTTAACCATCGGATTAAAGCTATAATATATTAGCGGCTCACGTAGTGCTATAATAAAAGCCGCTACATGAGCCGTATGAAATTATTCGGGTTGTGCAAGTATGGCTCTGTTTGTTCCCGGCCTTCTGTCAATAGAAGAAACGGGCAGTTTTTCATAGGAAAATGTTTTTGCTCTATGAGCCACTCTGCCATTTGGGTTGGAGCCCGTGATTAATTCAATAGCTCTTCTCAGTAATATTTCATGAATGTCTCCCAGTTCTGTAAGAGGGCTATCAAATTCATTAATATAATTATCTCCAAGAGGAGTGAAGCCATTTTCAAAATCAGAGTAACCCTGGCTGTTTTGTAACCTAGCAATGATAGGTAGTAAGCCATAATTGTTGTCTGGGTTTTCATCATCTTGAATAGATGTGGAGGCTACATTTTTACCAACAGTGGTTTCTCCAATAATAGTTATATCCATGTAAGGATCTAATCCGTTGATGATCAGTTCACTAGCGGAAGCTGTATGGCCACTTACTAAAATGTATAAATGATTAATTTGGTTCCCAATGTTATTAGCCTTATCAAGGAACCTTGTGTTTAGTTCTTCATCAGGGTTGGGCTGACTTTCAAAGTAATTTTGGTAAAGATCATTATAGATGCTGCTAAAGAATATTTTTGATGAATTAACATCACTTCCTATTAAGCTACCCATGTTGATGGCTGAGTTAACACTGCCGCCACCGTTATATCTAAGGTCAAGTACCAGTTCGTTGATGCCTTCTGTTTGGAAAGAAGCAATGATGTCATCCATTTGATTATCATAAGCGCCATTGCTTCCTTGGGCAAAGAAGTTATAAACGTAATAGCCTATTTTGCTGTTATTTATGGTGTAAACAGTGTCCATATAATTAGGATTTTCTTCTATCACTTCTACAGCTAAATTCACAGAACCTTTGCTTTCATATAGCTCAGATGATGTATTATAACTGGAATATGTGGCCGAGAAATCTTCATAAATAAGAGGTACAACGGATTCATAATTTTCAGTAGTAATGCCATTACCATTAATTTCGGTAATTATATCACCTCTTTTAAGGCCTGCATCGTCAGCAGGTGAACCTGGTTTTACATATAAAAGTACCATCACTACTTCATTGCTACCCTGAGCTAAAAGTAAAAGCTGAAATTCGAAACCTGCTTCATAAGTTACACCATTAAGCTGATTGAGAAGCTCTTCATAATCAGGGTAAATAACTGAAAATCGATCACCACTATAAAGTAGGCTTTCGAAAAAATCAGAGGGGTCAGCATTGGTGTTAACATTGTCTTGCGAAGGCATGGAAGTGGTCCAGAGGTATACCTGGTCCATTACATTGTAAATCCAGCTATTGATTTCTTCATTTTTATTGTTCGAATCGTCATCATCATCATTGCATGATGTGAGGGTGAAAGCCAATAAAGATAGGATTACAAAGAATTTAGTAAGTGGTAAATTATGTTTCATGCCTTTTGTGTTTAGGGATTTCTGGTTGTCTCATTATATGAAGCGCTATACAATATCGGGATTTTGTTATAATAAAAACAAGGCGATTTTTAATAAACAGCCATGTAGTTGATATTAATAGTCACCTCAGTTACTTGCCCTGGTTT includes the following:
- a CDS encoding S41 family peptidase — protein: MKHNLPLTKFFVILSLLAFTLTSCNDDDDDSNNKNEEINSWIYNVMDQVYLWTTSMPSQDNVNTNADPSDFFESLLYSGDRFSVIYPDYEELLNQLNGVTYEAGFEFQLLLLAQGSNEVVMVLLYVKPGSPADDAGLKRGDIITEINGNGITTENYESVVPLIYEDFSATYSSYNTSSELYESKGSVNLAVEVIEENPNYMDTVYTINNSKIGYYVYNFFAQGSNGAYDNQMDDIIASFQTEGINELVLDLRYNGGGSVNSAINMGSLIGSDVNSSKIFFSSIYNDLYQNYFESQPNPDEELNTRFLDKANNIGNQINHLYILVSGHTASASELIINGLDPYMDITIIGETTVGKNVASTSIQDDENPDNNYGLLPIIARLQNSQGYSDFENGFTPLGDNYINEFDSPLTELGDIHEILLRRAIELITGSNPNGRVAHRAKTFSYEKLPVSSIDRRPGTNRAILAQPE